One region of Pseudomonas alvandae genomic DNA includes:
- the treZ gene encoding malto-oligosyltrehalose trehalohydrolase — protein MPSRMPETRTHGAVLLDPEHTRFALWAPDAFYVSVELDTGESIPMLPQANGWFMIQARCPAGTRYRYNIDGELEVPDPASRSQDGDIDRHSVVVDPHAYQWRHTSWCGRPWYDAVIYELHVGALGGFEGVEQQLARLAGLGVTAIELMPLAQFPGDRNWGYDGVLPYAPQASYGTPDQLKHLIDSAHGHGLAVILDVVYNHFGPDGNYLHRYAKGFFREDKHTPWGAAIDFRRREVRDFFIDNALMWLLEYRFDGLRLDAVHAIEDPDFLQELAAQVRQQVDPTRHVWLTVENEHNQASLLEQGYDAQWNDDGHNALHVLLTGETDAYYADYAEQPTEKLARCLSQGFVFQGHTNRHGESRGEPSGHLPPSAFVLFLQNHDQIGNRALGERLHQLAAPQALQAATALLLLSPMIPLMFMGDEVIADQPFLFFTSHHGELAELVREGRRNEFKAFSAFADPEKRARIPDPNAASTFEASRPTLEAHQPEQLACEALYRQLLKIRREQIVPRLPAAHALGAEVLGHGAVSARWQLGDGSVLRIDLNLSDQAVEHSAPHEAQILFEHPPQAMGLLQQGVLTPHSALVSLTQAATLPTITGERL, from the coding sequence ATGCCGTCAAGGATGCCTGAAACCCGGACCCACGGCGCGGTCTTGCTTGATCCAGAGCACACCCGTTTCGCCCTGTGGGCCCCTGATGCGTTTTACGTCAGTGTCGAACTCGACACTGGAGAATCCATACCGATGCTGCCCCAGGCCAATGGCTGGTTCATGATCCAGGCCCGTTGCCCCGCCGGCACTCGCTACCGCTACAACATCGACGGGGAACTGGAAGTGCCTGACCCGGCTTCCCGGTCCCAGGACGGAGATATCGACCGCCACAGCGTGGTGGTCGACCCCCATGCTTATCAATGGCGCCACACCAGTTGGTGCGGTCGCCCTTGGTACGACGCCGTCATCTACGAACTGCACGTCGGCGCCCTCGGCGGTTTCGAAGGCGTCGAGCAACAACTCGCTCGCCTGGCCGGGCTTGGCGTGACGGCCATCGAACTGATGCCGCTGGCGCAGTTTCCCGGCGATCGCAATTGGGGCTACGACGGTGTACTGCCCTACGCCCCGCAAGCCTCCTACGGCACGCCGGACCAGCTCAAGCACCTGATCGACAGCGCCCACGGCCATGGGTTGGCCGTCATCCTCGACGTGGTCTACAACCACTTTGGCCCCGACGGCAATTATCTGCATCGCTACGCCAAGGGGTTCTTTCGCGAAGACAAGCACACGCCCTGGGGCGCGGCGATCGATTTCCGGCGCCGCGAGGTCCGCGACTTCTTCATCGACAACGCGCTGATGTGGCTGCTGGAATACCGTTTCGACGGCCTGCGCCTGGACGCCGTGCACGCCATCGAGGACCCCGATTTCCTGCAGGAACTGGCCGCCCAGGTGCGTCAGCAGGTGGACCCGACGCGGCATGTCTGGTTGACCGTCGAGAACGAACACAACCAGGCCAGCCTTCTGGAACAGGGCTATGACGCCCAATGGAACGATGACGGGCATAACGCCCTGCACGTACTGCTCACGGGCGAGACCGACGCCTACTACGCCGACTACGCCGAGCAACCGACGGAAAAACTCGCGCGCTGCCTGAGCCAGGGCTTCGTGTTCCAGGGCCATACCAACCGCCATGGCGAATCCCGTGGCGAACCCAGTGGCCACCTGCCGCCGAGCGCGTTCGTGCTGTTCCTGCAGAACCACGACCAGATCGGCAACCGTGCCCTCGGTGAGCGCTTGCATCAACTGGCCGCGCCACAGGCCCTGCAAGCGGCGACGGCGTTGTTGCTGCTGTCGCCGATGATTCCGTTGATGTTCATGGGCGATGAAGTCATCGCCGACCAACCCTTCCTGTTCTTCACCAGCCACCACGGTGAACTGGCGGAGCTGGTGCGCGAAGGCCGACGCAACGAGTTCAAGGCTTTCAGCGCCTTTGCCGATCCCGAGAAGCGTGCGCGAATCCCTGATCCGAATGCGGCCAGCACCTTCGAGGCCTCTCGACCAACCCTTGAAGCACACCAGCCGGAGCAACTGGCCTGCGAAGCGCTTTATCGCCAATTGCTGAAAATTCGCCGTGAGCAAATCGTCCCGCGCCTGCCTGCTGCCCATGCCTTGGGTGCCGAGGTGCTGGGTCATGGCGCGGTGAGCGCACGCTGGCAACTGGGCGACGGCAGTGTGCTGCGTATCGACCTGAACCTCAGTGACCAAGCCGTCGAACACAGCGCACCTCACGAGGCACAGATTCTTTTCGAACATCCACCGCAGGCCATGGGTCTGTTGCAACAGGGGGTTCTCACACCCCATAGCGCGCTGGTCAGTCTGACGCAAGCGGCCACCTTGCCCACAATTACTGGAGAGCGCCTATGA